From a single Streptomyces sp. NBC_00377 genomic region:
- a CDS encoding nSTAND1 domain-containing NTPase, producing MAGAGEVRGEALSSDSGARTAFAERLALLYKEAGNPPLKRVSETVARLQRVDERGRPVRVSAQRISDWRRARNVPAQFAALAAVLHVLIPEARRTRPAPVSTGLYDLARWQRLWERAVADPVVGDVPVASVEERQAERPATETHGVPGGVCPYRGLASYREQDARWFFGRERSTDALVAQLRAAERTGGLVMLVGASGAGKSSLLSAGLVPALQNGGPADRNSGGRAARTGTDGATSPTKVLQIVPGADPLAELTSRIPELAPFTARAPESAAGSHAHASATAGAPGTPRFARAVREAVTAWARREADPSPTGPSPTGPSPTVPSLAGPSPAGPSPAGPSPAGPSPAGPSPAGPSPAGPSPASVPSAPPVRPHAARPVIIVDQFEEAFTLCADEANRRLFIQLLHAACTPAGPGGDPARVPGGPTTPGPTGTGATGPGTGAPPPAPPPVLVVLGVRADFYEECLGHPELSDALQHRHMVLGPLTTPELRDAVTGPARAVGLELEPGLAELIIREVSADGPQGAHAGALPLLSHALLATWQRRKAGRLTLAGYHAAGGIQGAVAATAEQAWSGLDPAARTAARLLLLRLVRLGEDTQATRRRGTRRQLAQESADPGRTEESLEALVRARLVTLDADTVEITHEALLHAWPRLRGWIDEDRSDHLLRQRLEEDGRAWEGSKRDAALLYRGSRLEQAHSWAKSAGDTFLTRSAVEFLAASVRLRRRIVWIGRGAVSALVVLAILAVGAAVVAWQQRNDAVFEQVVAEADRVQYTDPSLSAQLDLVAHDLRPDDAGTDNRLISIVNAPLATPLLGHTGAVYLTSFSPDGKVLATASYDRTVRLWDVSDRSRPEPLGKPLTGHTSWVSSAVFSPDGRTLASAGDDGTVRLWDVRDPARPRPLGTPLPGRAGTIYLLAFSPDGRTLASAGEDGTVRLWDMGAASAGAEPGAGEEPGRPTPLAVLSGHTAAVRSVAFSPDGRTLAAGGDDNTIRLWDTADPRRPKRLDTVLTGHTDTVHTLAFSPDGDTLASGSADDTIRLWNMTGPGRAAQLGAPLNGHTGPVWSVAFNPSGTMLAAGSADSTATLWNVSDPAYPSQVGEPLAGGSGEMYALGFSPDGRTLATGNGDSKVRLWSVPTSDMIGRSGSFRPDGRVLATAARDGRVRLWNVADPGRPVTLGAPFMPDDGSERTLAFSPDGRTLAVLTANRAVYLWDVTDPARPVSAGPPVALHTRFLGPDALAFAPDGRTLATAYDDRTIQLWDVSDPARVTALGAPLTGHRGFVNALVFSPDGRTLASGGADHTVRLWDVSDPLHSTALGTPLTGHTGPVNALGYSPDGRTLASGSDDDAVRLWNVTDPAKASPRGAPLTGHTEAVVSLTFSQDGDTLASGGNDNTIRLWNVTDPAGASPIGQSMSPNAKTGNFLSFSRNSHMLGVSSGADTVRLWNLDVDEAITRICATTRGVLTADKWHEYLPRLPYEPPCEE from the coding sequence ATGGCAGGTGCGGGTGAAGTGAGGGGGGAAGCCTTGAGTTCCGACTCGGGCGCACGCACAGCCTTCGCGGAACGGCTCGCGCTGTTGTACAAGGAGGCCGGCAACCCTCCCCTCAAGCGCGTCTCCGAGACGGTCGCCCGGCTCCAGCGGGTCGACGAACGGGGACGACCCGTCCGGGTCTCCGCCCAGCGGATCAGCGACTGGCGACGGGCCAGGAACGTGCCCGCCCAGTTCGCCGCCCTCGCCGCGGTGCTGCACGTCCTGATACCCGAGGCGCGGCGCACCCGGCCGGCGCCGGTGTCCACCGGTCTGTACGACCTCGCCCGGTGGCAGCGGCTGTGGGAGCGGGCCGTGGCCGACCCGGTCGTCGGTGATGTCCCCGTCGCCTCCGTCGAGGAGCGGCAGGCCGAGCGGCCGGCGACCGAGACGCACGGCGTCCCCGGCGGTGTGTGCCCCTACCGTGGGCTCGCCTCGTACCGCGAGCAGGACGCGCGGTGGTTCTTCGGCCGGGAGCGCAGTACGGACGCCCTCGTCGCCCAGCTGCGCGCGGCGGAACGAACGGGTGGCCTGGTCATGCTGGTCGGCGCCTCGGGAGCGGGCAAGTCCTCCCTGCTCAGCGCGGGTCTCGTGCCCGCCCTCCAGAACGGTGGGCCGGCCGACCGGAACAGCGGCGGCCGGGCGGCGAGGACCGGCACCGACGGCGCCACGAGCCCCACGAAGGTCCTCCAGATCGTGCCGGGCGCCGATCCCCTGGCCGAGCTGACCAGCCGCATCCCCGAGCTCGCCCCCTTCACGGCGCGGGCGCCGGAGTCCGCCGCCGGGTCCCACGCCCACGCCTCCGCCACGGCCGGGGCGCCCGGCACCCCTCGTTTCGCGCGTGCCGTCCGGGAGGCCGTGACCGCCTGGGCCCGGCGGGAGGCGGACCCCTCGCCCACCGGGCCCTCACCCACGGGCCCCTCACCCACCGTCCCCTCACTCGCGGGGCCCTCACCTGCGGGGCCCTCACCTGCGGGGCCCTCACCTGCGGGGCCCTCACCTGCGGGGCCCTCACCTGCGGGGCCCTCACCTGCGGGGCCCTCACCCGCCAGCGTCCCCTCCGCCCCTCCCGTCCGACCCCATGCCGCTCGCCCGGTCATCATCGTCGACCAGTTCGAGGAGGCGTTCACCCTCTGCGCCGACGAGGCGAACCGGCGTCTCTTCATCCAGCTCCTGCACGCGGCCTGCACCCCGGCGGGCCCCGGCGGAGACCCTGCTCGTGTCCCCGGCGGCCCCACCACCCCCGGCCCCACCGGCACCGGAGCCACGGGACCCGGGACCGGCGCACCACCACCGGCCCCGCCCCCCGTCCTCGTCGTCCTGGGTGTCCGTGCCGACTTCTACGAGGAGTGCCTCGGTCACCCCGAGCTCTCCGACGCCCTCCAGCACCGGCACATGGTGCTGGGGCCGCTGACCACCCCTGAGCTGCGCGACGCGGTGACCGGGCCGGCCAGGGCGGTGGGGCTCGAGCTCGAACCGGGGCTGGCGGAGCTGATCATCCGCGAGGTGAGCGCCGACGGTCCGCAGGGAGCGCACGCGGGCGCGCTGCCCCTGCTCTCACACGCCCTGCTCGCCACCTGGCAGCGCCGGAAGGCGGGGCGGCTGACGCTGGCCGGCTACCACGCGGCGGGCGGTATCCAGGGCGCGGTGGCGGCGACCGCCGAGCAGGCCTGGTCCGGGCTGGACCCGGCGGCGCGCACGGCGGCCCGGCTGCTCCTGCTGCGGCTGGTCAGGCTCGGCGAGGACACCCAGGCCACCAGGCGGCGGGGCACCCGGCGCCAGCTCGCGCAGGAGTCGGCCGACCCCGGCAGGACCGAGGAGTCGCTCGAGGCGCTGGTACGCGCCCGGCTCGTGACCCTGGACGCGGATACCGTCGAGATCACCCACGAGGCGCTGCTGCACGCCTGGCCCCGGCTGCGCGGCTGGATCGACGAGGACCGCAGCGACCATCTGCTGCGTCAGCGGCTGGAGGAGGACGGCCGGGCCTGGGAGGGCTCGAAGCGCGACGCGGCACTGCTCTACCGGGGCTCCCGGCTGGAGCAGGCCCACAGTTGGGCGAAGTCGGCCGGTGACACCTTCCTGACCCGCAGCGCGGTGGAGTTCCTGGCCGCGTCGGTCAGGCTGCGCAGGCGCATCGTGTGGATCGGCCGGGGCGCGGTGTCGGCGCTGGTGGTGCTGGCGATCCTCGCCGTCGGGGCGGCCGTGGTCGCCTGGCAGCAGCGCAACGACGCCGTGTTCGAGCAGGTGGTCGCGGAGGCCGACCGCGTGCAGTACACGGATCCGTCGCTGTCCGCGCAGCTCGACCTGGTGGCGCACGACCTGCGGCCGGACGACGCGGGCACCGACAACCGCCTGATCTCGATCGTGAACGCACCGCTGGCCACGCCCCTGCTCGGCCACACCGGCGCCGTCTACCTCACCTCCTTCAGCCCGGACGGCAAGGTCCTGGCCACCGCCAGCTACGACCGGACCGTCCGGCTGTGGGACGTCAGCGACCGGTCCCGGCCCGAGCCCCTGGGCAAGCCGCTCACCGGCCACACGAGCTGGGTGAGCAGCGCGGTGTTCAGCCCGGACGGCCGCACCCTCGCCAGCGCGGGCGACGACGGCACCGTCCGGCTGTGGGACGTCCGGGATCCCGCCCGCCCGCGCCCGCTCGGAACGCCCCTCCCCGGCCGCGCCGGCACGATCTACCTGCTCGCCTTCAGCCCCGACGGGCGGACGCTGGCCTCCGCGGGCGAGGACGGCACCGTGCGCCTGTGGGACATGGGTGCCGCTTCCGCGGGAGCCGAGCCGGGCGCGGGGGAGGAGCCGGGCCGGCCGACGCCGCTCGCCGTGCTGTCCGGCCACACCGCCGCCGTGCGCTCGGTGGCGTTCAGCCCGGACGGCCGGACCCTCGCGGCGGGCGGCGACGACAACACGATCCGGCTGTGGGACACGGCCGACCCGCGCCGGCCGAAGCGGCTCGACACGGTCCTGACGGGCCACACCGACACCGTGCACACGCTGGCCTTCAGTCCCGACGGCGACACCCTCGCCAGCGGCAGCGCGGACGACACGATCCGGCTGTGGAACATGACCGGCCCCGGCCGGGCGGCCCAGCTCGGCGCCCCGCTCAACGGGCACACGGGGCCCGTGTGGTCGGTGGCCTTCAACCCCTCCGGAACCATGCTCGCCGCCGGCAGCGCGGACAGTACGGCCACCCTGTGGAACGTCAGCGACCCGGCGTACCCCTCGCAGGTCGGCGAGCCGCTCGCGGGGGGCAGCGGGGAGATGTACGCCCTCGGCTTCAGCCCCGACGGCCGTACCCTCGCCACCGGCAACGGCGACAGCAAGGTCCGTCTCTGGTCGGTCCCGACGTCGGACATGATCGGCCGCAGCGGCTCCTTCCGGCCGGACGGGCGGGTGCTCGCCACGGCCGCCCGCGACGGCAGGGTCCGGCTGTGGAACGTGGCGGATCCCGGCCGGCCGGTGACGCTGGGCGCGCCCTTCATGCCCGACGACGGCAGCGAGCGCACCCTCGCGTTCTCACCCGACGGCCGTACGCTCGCCGTGCTGACGGCCAACCGGGCGGTGTACCTGTGGGACGTCACCGACCCGGCGCGGCCCGTCTCCGCGGGACCGCCCGTCGCCCTGCACACCCGGTTCCTGGGTCCCGACGCGCTGGCCTTCGCCCCGGACGGACGCACGCTGGCGACCGCCTACGACGACCGCACGATCCAGCTGTGGGACGTGAGCGATCCCGCCCGCGTGACCGCGCTCGGCGCCCCGCTCACCGGCCACAGGGGCTTCGTCAACGCCCTGGTGTTCAGCCCCGACGGACGCACTCTCGCCAGCGGCGGCGCGGACCACACCGTGCGGCTCTGGGACGTGAGCGACCCCCTGCACTCCACCGCGCTCGGCACCCCGCTCACCGGGCACACCGGCCCCGTCAACGCGCTCGGCTACAGCCCGGACGGCCGCACACTGGCCAGCGGCAGCGACGACGACGCCGTACGGCTCTGGAACGTGACCGACCCGGCGAAGGCCTCCCCGCGGGGCGCGCCCCTCACCGGCCACACCGAGGCGGTCGTGTCGCTGACCTTCAGCCAGGACGGCGACACCCTCGCCAGCGGCGGCAACGACAACACGATCCGGCTGTGGAACGTGACCGACCCGGCCGGGGCCTCCCCCATCGGGCAGTCGATGAGCCCCAACGCCAAGACCGGAAACTTCCTCTCCTTCAGCCGCAACAGCCACATGCTCGGCGTCTCCAGCGGCGCCGACACCGTACGGCTGTGGAATCTGGACGTCGACGAGGCGATCACCCGGATCTGCGCGACCACCCGGGGCGTGCTGACGGCCGACAAGTGGCACGAGTACCTGCCCCGGCTCCCCTACGAACCTCCGTGCGAAGAATGA
- a CDS encoding luciferase domain-containing protein, protein MTAASRALTRLATWPDLTEVRPSCGTGRAVRSGGVEIVHFHSDRSVDLHLTAAAIRRFERDLRHSTAIRLLPGSAWVTVRLECETDIDLLMTLVSAALQAHQRHPGAHATAFPRCNEHREAALTRESAGGI, encoded by the coding sequence ATGACGGCGGCCTCGCGTGCCCTGACACGACTGGCGACCTGGCCGGACCTCACGGAGGTCCGGCCCAGCTGCGGCACCGGCCGGGCGGTGCGCTCGGGCGGGGTCGAGATCGTGCACTTCCACTCCGACCGCAGTGTCGATCTGCACCTCACCGCCGCGGCGATCCGCCGGTTCGAGAGGGACCTCAGACACTCCACCGCCATCCGGCTGCTGCCCGGCTCGGCCTGGGTGACCGTCCGTCTGGAGTGCGAGACGGACATCGACCTGCTGATGACCCTGGTGAGCGCCGCCCTCCAGGCCCACCAGCGACACCCGGGCGCGCACGCCACCGCCTTCCCGCGCTGCAACGAGCACCGGGAGGCGGCACTCACCCGCGAGAGCGCCGGCGGAATCTGA
- a CDS encoding TIGR03943 family putative permease subunit, producing MNRQSQAAVLFLLGAALLHAGTTDLYLRYVKAGLRPLLLASGAILIVTALATAWYERRRARGRREEEHEHDQDRQDGRGREQGHVHPEPRVSWLLILPLLALILVAPPALGSYSATRTGTALQEPLAYPALPAADPLALSVVDYAGRAVYDHGRTLTGREIRLTGFVALDQDGTPYLVRMALNCCAADAQPVKVGLTGHIPPVLQPDAWLSVTGTYIPRTVHDPVNGGPIPFIEVTAAEPTPVPRDPYDESWNN from the coding sequence GTGAACCGACAGTCCCAGGCGGCCGTCCTCTTCCTCCTCGGCGCCGCCCTCCTGCACGCCGGCACCACCGACCTCTACCTCCGCTACGTCAAGGCGGGCCTGCGCCCCCTGCTGCTGGCGTCCGGCGCGATCCTGATCGTCACGGCCCTGGCGACGGCGTGGTACGAGCGCCGAAGGGCCCGGGGGCGGCGGGAAGAGGAGCACGAGCACGATCAGGACCGGCAGGACGGCCGGGGCCGTGAGCAGGGCCACGTGCACCCCGAACCCCGGGTCTCCTGGCTCCTGATCCTCCCGCTGCTGGCGCTGATCCTGGTCGCCCCGCCGGCCCTCGGCTCGTACAGCGCGACCCGCACGGGAACGGCCCTCCAGGAGCCCCTCGCCTACCCTGCCCTCCCGGCCGCGGACCCGCTCGCCCTGAGCGTCGTCGACTACGCGGGCCGCGCGGTCTACGACCACGGCCGCACCCTCACCGGCCGCGAGATCCGCCTGACCGGCTTCGTGGCCCTGGACCAGGACGGCACGCCCTACCTGGTCCGGATGGCCCTCAACTGCTGCGCCGCCGACGCCCAGCCGGTCAAGGTCGGTCTGACCGGGCACATCCCCCCGGTTCTCCAGCCGGACGCCTGGCTGTCCGTCACCGGCACCTACATCCCCCGCACCGTCCACGACCCGGTCAACGGCGGCCCGATCCCCTTCATCGAGGTCACCGCCGCCGAGCCGACCCCGGTACCCCGGGACCCCTACGACGAGTCGTGGAACAACTGA
- a CDS encoding permease — protein MAITRAAPREEGARPDRPRTPPAPPEPSDGSGRLTSPLVLTMLLLLLVLLQSPIRRALSAPVMQSWTTVFVAVVVQALPFLVLGVLLSAAIAVYVPPSFFARALPSRPGLAVPVAGVAGALLPGCECASVPVAGALVRRGVTPAAALAFLLSAPAINPIVLTATAVAFPRNPEMVLARFVASLLVACVMGWLWQRLGRTDWLRLPAHAPHEGETRGAAFWDSVRHDVMHAGGFLVLGAMAAATLKSVAPASWLRTAAENPAVAVLTLAVLAVILSICSEADAFVAASLTQFSLTARLAFLVVGPMIDLKLFAMQAGTFGRGFALRFAPATFVLAIASAVLTGWVLL, from the coding sequence GTGGCCATCACCAGAGCGGCCCCGCGGGAGGAGGGCGCGCGCCCGGACCGTCCGCGGACGCCGCCCGCGCCGCCCGAGCCGTCCGACGGGTCCGGGCGGCTCACCTCCCCGCTCGTCCTGACCATGCTGCTGCTCCTGCTGGTGCTGTTGCAGAGCCCGATCCGCCGCGCGCTGTCCGCCCCGGTGATGCAGAGCTGGACGACGGTGTTCGTGGCGGTGGTGGTGCAGGCCCTGCCGTTCCTGGTGCTGGGGGTGCTGCTGTCGGCGGCGATCGCGGTCTACGTACCGCCCTCCTTCTTCGCCCGCGCCCTGCCGTCCCGTCCCGGACTCGCCGTCCCGGTCGCCGGGGTCGCGGGTGCGCTGCTGCCCGGCTGCGAGTGCGCGTCGGTCCCCGTGGCCGGCGCCCTGGTCCGGCGGGGCGTGACCCCGGCCGCGGCCCTCGCCTTCCTGCTCTCCGCACCGGCGATCAACCCGATCGTGCTGACGGCGACCGCCGTTGCCTTCCCCCGCAACCCCGAGATGGTGCTGGCCCGTTTCGTCGCCAGTCTGCTCGTCGCCTGCGTGATGGGCTGGCTGTGGCAGCGGCTGGGCCGCACGGACTGGCTGCGCCTGCCGGCCCACGCCCCGCACGAGGGGGAGACCAGGGGGGCGGCCTTCTGGGACTCGGTCCGGCACGACGTGATGCACGCGGGCGGCTTCCTGGTCCTGGGCGCGATGGCGGCGGCGACCCTGAAGTCCGTCGCCCCGGCGAGCTGGCTGCGCACGGCGGCGGAGAACCCGGCGGTCGCCGTCCTGACGCTGGCCGTCCTCGCGGTGATCCTCTCCATCTGCTCGGAGGCGGACGCGTTCGTCGCCGCTTCCCTGACCCAGTTCTCCCTCACGGCCCGGCTCGCCTTCCTGGTGGTCGGCCCGATGATCGACCTCAAGCTGTTCGCGATGCAGGCGGGCACCTTCGGCCGGGGCTTCGCCCTGCGCTTCGCCCCGGCGACGTTCGTGCTGGCGATCGCGTCGGCGGTCCTGACGGGGTGGGTGCTCCTGTGA
- a CDS encoding NAD-binding protein, whose translation MVVCGDDGLAHRLAAELRGVYEEQVTLVVPPAERTVRPPVVGRARAVSAALLDRVVSAAVNRAAGNGVPTVTSEPVSGQRTLEALEATEAVLAEAGVERAAALALVYDDDETNIRAALTARRLNPRLRLVLRLYNRRLGQHIEELLDQAAALAAESARASGDAYDTNAGDASTTVLSDADTAAPALAATAVVGTSKVVQTDGLLLRAVERPPTGPGESDPPGLPTLALLSANGSDPAFADGSETSGEQGPLLLPDAAAVREAAASGRRGSVVLEQVAYSAGPALPAGRGVGVMAPFASLFSRRLRWSLAGLLGCVFALAVALWLVTGIHPLGALYLTLLDLFAINDPAVGATTERQVLQLLSGLMGLLLLPVLLAAVLEALGTFRGAGALRRPPRGLGGHVVLLGLGKIGTRVLIRLRELNIPVVCVEAGPEARGLAVARRLRVPVVLGDVTQEGVLEAAKIHRAHALLAVTSSDTTNLEAALYARSLRPDLRVVLRLYDDDFATAVYRTLRAAHPQALTRSRSVTHLAAPSFAGAMMGRQILGAIPVERRVLLFAALRVGGHAQLEGRTVGEAFRAGYWRVLALDTGRERQGGPGLVWDLPDTYVLRASDRVVLAATRRGLAELLRRRRRGEPAA comes from the coding sequence ATGGTGGTGTGCGGCGACGACGGACTGGCGCACCGGCTCGCCGCCGAGCTGCGGGGGGTGTACGAGGAGCAGGTGACGCTCGTCGTGCCGCCCGCCGAGCGCACGGTGCGGCCGCCGGTCGTGGGGCGGGCGCGCGCGGTGTCGGCGGCGCTGCTCGACCGGGTGGTGAGCGCGGCCGTCAACCGGGCGGCGGGCAACGGCGTGCCCACCGTCACGAGCGAACCCGTGAGCGGTCAGCGGACCCTGGAGGCGCTGGAGGCCACCGAGGCCGTACTCGCCGAGGCCGGTGTGGAGCGGGCCGCCGCGCTGGCGCTCGTGTACGACGACGACGAGACCAACATCCGTGCCGCCCTCACCGCCCGCCGGCTCAACCCCCGGCTGCGGCTCGTCCTGCGGCTCTACAACCGGCGGTTGGGCCAGCACATCGAGGAACTCCTCGACCAGGCGGCCGCGTTGGCCGCCGAGAGCGCGAGGGCGTCGGGGGACGCCTACGACACCAATGCCGGGGACGCCTCGACGACCGTCCTGTCCGACGCCGACACCGCCGCTCCCGCGCTCGCCGCGACGGCCGTCGTCGGCACCAGCAAGGTCGTCCAGACGGACGGACTGCTGCTGCGCGCGGTGGAGCGGCCTCCTACCGGCCCCGGCGAGTCCGACCCACCGGGCCTGCCCACGCTCGCGCTGCTGTCGGCGAACGGCAGTGACCCGGCCTTCGCGGACGGCTCCGAGACCAGCGGTGAGCAGGGGCCGCTGCTGCTGCCCGACGCGGCGGCCGTGCGGGAGGCGGCCGCGTCCGGCAGGCGCGGGTCCGTCGTCCTGGAGCAGGTCGCGTACTCCGCGGGGCCCGCGCTGCCGGCGGGGCGGGGAGTCGGGGTGATGGCGCCGTTCGCCTCGCTGTTCTCGCGCCGGCTGCGGTGGTCACTGGCCGGTCTCCTCGGGTGTGTCTTCGCGCTGGCGGTGGCGCTGTGGCTGGTGACCGGCATCCATCCGCTGGGGGCGCTGTACCTGACGCTGCTCGACCTGTTCGCCATCAACGACCCGGCCGTCGGTGCCACCACCGAGCGCCAGGTCCTTCAGCTCCTCTCCGGGCTCATGGGTCTGCTGCTGCTGCCGGTGCTGCTCGCGGCCGTGCTGGAGGCGCTCGGCACCTTCCGCGGGGCGGGGGCGCTGCGCCGGCCGCCCCGGGGCCTGGGCGGCCATGTCGTACTCCTGGGGCTGGGGAAGATCGGCACCCGGGTGCTGATCCGGCTGCGGGAGCTGAACATCCCCGTGGTGTGCGTCGAGGCCGGGCCCGAGGCGCGCGGGCTCGCGGTGGCGCGGCGCTTACGGGTACCGGTGGTGCTCGGGGACGTCACCCAGGAAGGGGTGCTGGAGGCCGCGAAGATCCATCGCGCGCATGCGCTGCTCGCGGTGACCAGCTCCGACACGACGAACCTGGAGGCCGCGTTGTACGCGCGGTCGCTGCGGCCCGACCTGCGGGTGGTGCTGCGGCTGTACGACGACGACTTCGCGACCGCCGTCTACCGCACCCTGCGGGCCGCGCATCCGCAGGCGCTGACCCGCAGCCGGAGCGTGACGCACCTCGCGGCGCCGTCGTTCGCCGGGGCGATGATGGGGCGGCAGATCCTGGGGGCGATCCCGGTGGAACGGCGGGTGCTGCTCTTCGCCGCGCTGCGGGTCGGGGGACACGCCCAGCTGGAGGGCAGGACGGTCGGGGAGGCGTTCCGGGCCGGGTACTGGCGGGTGCTGGCGCTGGACACGGGGCGGGAGCGGCAAGGGGGTCCGGGGCTGGTCTGGGATCTTCCGGACACGTACGTCCTGCGGGCGTCCGACCGGGTGGTGCTGGCCGCGACCCGGCGGGGCCTGGCGGAGCTGCTGCGCCGCAGACGGCGAGGGGAGCCGGCGGCGTAG
- a CDS encoding S9 family peptidase, with the protein MTESNGSAAPEQYEEMPDWEKRFRAPRVSLPDWAQDAPDRALFVSNATGTYELYAWDRATGRQRQVTDRANGTTDGVLSPDGAWIWWFDDKDGDEFGVWRRQPFDGGADEPATPGLSASYPAGLALGRDGRTAVVGRSTDEEGTTIHVARTGEPPFELYRHRESAGVGDLSHDGSLIALEHTEHGDAMHSALRVLRPDGSKVAELDDTKGGAEELGLEVLGFAPVDGDPRLLIGHQRRGRWEPLVWDVVTGVETDLALDLPGDVSAEWYPDGSGLLIVHSFEARSELFRYDLASAALERIATPPGTVSSATARPDGSVEYLWSSAARPPAVRSTTGEVVLDPPGMKSPGSVPVQDVWVEGPGGRIHALVQKPADTTGPLPTVFDIHGGPTWHDSDSFAAAPAAWVDHGYAVVRINYRGSTGYGRAWTDALKHRVGLIELEDIAAVREWAVSSGLADPDRLILTGGSWGGYLTLLGLGVQPDAWAVGIAAVPVADYVTAYHDEMEALKAMDRTLLGGTPEEVPERFEASSPLTYVDKVRAPVYISAGVNDPRCPIRQIDNYVRRLESGEAVHEVYRYDAGHGSLVVDERIKQVRLELEFAERHLR; encoded by the coding sequence ATGACTGAGAGCAACGGGTCCGCCGCGCCCGAGCAGTACGAGGAGATGCCGGACTGGGAGAAGCGCTTCAGGGCGCCCCGGGTGTCGCTGCCCGACTGGGCGCAGGACGCCCCGGACCGCGCCCTGTTCGTTTCCAATGCGACAGGGACGTACGAGCTGTACGCCTGGGACCGGGCCACGGGCCGGCAGCGCCAGGTGACCGACCGGGCCAACGGCACGACGGACGGCGTGCTCTCCCCGGACGGCGCGTGGATCTGGTGGTTCGACGACAAGGACGGCGACGAGTTCGGCGTCTGGCGGCGCCAGCCCTTCGACGGCGGGGCCGACGAGCCGGCCACCCCCGGCCTTTCCGCCTCCTACCCGGCGGGCCTGGCGCTCGGCCGCGACGGCCGGACGGCGGTGGTCGGCCGCTCCACGGACGAGGAGGGCACCACCATCCATGTGGCACGGACCGGCGAGCCCCCCTTCGAGCTGTACCGCCACCGCGAGTCGGCGGGCGTGGGCGACCTCTCCCACGACGGCTCCCTCATCGCCCTCGAGCACACCGAGCACGGCGACGCGATGCACTCCGCGCTGCGGGTGCTCCGCCCCGACGGCTCGAAGGTCGCCGAACTCGACGACACCAAGGGCGGCGCCGAGGAACTGGGCCTCGAGGTGCTCGGCTTCGCCCCGGTCGACGGCGACCCCCGGCTGCTGATCGGCCACCAGCGCCGCGGCCGCTGGGAGCCCCTGGTCTGGGACGTGGTCACGGGCGTGGAGACCGATCTGGCCCTCGACCTGCCGGGCGACGTCAGCGCCGAGTGGTATCCGGACGGCTCGGGTCTGCTCATCGTGCACAGCTTCGAGGCGCGCAGCGAACTGTTCCGCTACGACCTGGCGAGCGCCGCTCTGGAGCGGATCGCCACCCCGCCGGGCACGGTCTCCTCCGCCACGGCCCGTCCCGACGGCAGCGTCGAGTACCTGTGGTCCTCCGCGGCCCGGCCGCCGGCGGTCCGCTCGACGACCGGCGAAGTGGTCCTTGACCCTCCCGGCATGAAGTCCCCGGGTTCGGTCCCGGTGCAGGACGTGTGGGTGGAGGGGCCGGGCGGCCGCATCCACGCGCTGGTCCAGAAGCCCGCGGACACCACCGGCCCGCTGCCCACGGTCTTCGACATCCACGGCGGCCCGACCTGGCACGACAGCGACTCCTTCGCGGCCGCCCCGGCCGCGTGGGTGGACCACGGCTACGCGGTGGTGCGCATCAACTACCGCGGCTCCACGGGCTACGGCCGCGCCTGGACGGACGCCCTCAAGCACCGGGTCGGCCTGATCGAGCTGGAGGACATCGCGGCGGTGCGGGAATGGGCGGTGAGCTCGGGTCTCGCCGACCCCGACCGGCTGATCCTCACCGGCGGCTCCTGGGGCGGCTACCTCACCCTCCTCGGCCTCGGCGTCCAGCCCGACGCGTGGGCCGTGGGCATCGCGGCCGTCCCCGTCGCCGACTACGTCACCGCCTACCACGACGAGATGGAGGCGCTGAAGGCGATGGACCGCACGCTGCTCGGCGGCACCCCCGAGGAGGTACCCGAGCGCTTCGAGGCCTCGTCGCCGCTGACGTACGTCGACAAGGTGCGGGCCCCCGTCTACATCTCGGCCGGTGTGAACGACCCCCGCTGCCCCATCCGTCAGATCGACAACTACGTCAGGCGTCTGGAGTCCGGGGAAGCGGTCCACGAGGTGTACCGCTACGACGCGGGACACGGCTCCCTGGTGGTGGACGAACGCATCAAGCAGGTGAGGCTGGAACTGGAGTTCGCGGAACGGCACCTCCGGTAG